From one Salmo salar chromosome ssa09, Ssal_v3.1, whole genome shotgun sequence genomic stretch:
- the stx3 gene encoding syntaxin-3 isoform X1, with the protein MKDRLEQLKATCDNDDEEVEIAIDNAAFMDDFFSQIEDIRISIDKIDENVSEVKKLYSVILSAPTSDQKTQDDLEAVTNNIKKMANNARNKLKTIERDLASEEEERISADMRIRKSQHAVLSRKFVEVMTKYNEAQVDFRERSKGRIRRQLEITGKATTDEELEEMLEGGNSAVFTSGIMDSGISKQALSEIEARHKDIVRLESSIKELHDMFVDIAMLVETQGDIVNNIEVQVSKAVDHIVVAKTETKKAIQYQNKARKKKVIILAIVIIVLAIVALIIGLSVGLNKKQ; encoded by the exons ACATGTGACAATGACGATGAGGAAGTGGAAATTGCTATCGACAATGCAGCTTTTATGGATGACTTTTTCTCTCAG ATCGAGGACATCAGGATCAGCATTGATAAGATTGATGAGAATGTGTCTGAAGTCAAGAAGCTCTACTCGGTCATCCTGTCTGCCCCCACATCAGACCAGA AAACACAGGATGACTTGGAGGCTGTCACCAACAACATCAAGAAGATGGCTAACAACGCCCGGAACAAACTCAAAA CCATCGAGAGGGATCTGGcgtctgaggaagaggagaggatttCAGCCGACATGCGGATACGCAAATCACAG CATGCAGTGCTGTCCAGGAAGTTTGTGGAAGTGATGACCAAGTACAATGAGGCCCAGGTGGACTTCAGGGAGAGGAGTAAAGGACGCATCCGGAGACAGCTAGAGATCA CTGGCAAAGCCACGACTGACGAGGAGCTGGAGGAGATGTTAGAGGGGGGAAACTCGGCTGTCTTCACTTCAGGG ATCATGGACTCTGGGATCTCGAAGCAGGCCCTCAGTGAGATCGAGGCGCGACACAAAGACATTGTGCGTCTGGAGAGCAGCATCAAAGAGCTGCATGACATGTTCGTAGACATCGCCATGCTGGTGGAGACCCAG GGTGACATAGTGAACAATATAGAGGTGCAAGTGTCTAAAGCTGTGGACCACATAGTAGTGGCTAAGACTGAGACCAAGAAGGCCATCCAGTACCAGAACAAAGCACGCAAG AAAAAGGTGATCATATTGGCTATTGTGATTATCGTGCTCGCCATAGTGGCTCTGATTATTGGGTTGTCGGTGGGCTTGAATAAGAAGCAGTGA
- the stx3 gene encoding syntaxin-3, which produces MKDRLEQLKATCDNDDEEVEIAIDNAAFMDDFFSQIEDIRISIDKIDENVSEVKKLYSVILSAPTSDQKTQDDLEAVTNNIKKMANNARNKLKTIERDLASEEEERISADMRIRKSQHAVLSRKFVEVMTKYNEAQVDFRERSKGRIRRQLEITGKATTDEELEEMLEGGNSAVFTSGIMDSGISKQALSEIEARHKDIVRLESSIKELHDMFVDIAMLVETQGDIVNNIEVQVSKAVDHIVVAKTETKKAIQYQNKARKKTIIIAVVCTVLAVLILAIILSQTVG; this is translated from the exons ACATGTGACAATGACGATGAGGAAGTGGAAATTGCTATCGACAATGCAGCTTTTATGGATGACTTTTTCTCTCAG ATCGAGGACATCAGGATCAGCATTGATAAGATTGATGAGAATGTGTCTGAAGTCAAGAAGCTCTACTCGGTCATCCTGTCTGCCCCCACATCAGACCAGA AAACACAGGATGACTTGGAGGCTGTCACCAACAACATCAAGAAGATGGCTAACAACGCCCGGAACAAACTCAAAA CCATCGAGAGGGATCTGGcgtctgaggaagaggagaggatttCAGCCGACATGCGGATACGCAAATCACAG CATGCAGTGCTGTCCAGGAAGTTTGTGGAAGTGATGACCAAGTACAATGAGGCCCAGGTGGACTTCAGGGAGAGGAGTAAAGGACGCATCCGGAGACAGCTAGAGATCA CTGGCAAAGCCACGACTGACGAGGAGCTGGAGGAGATGTTAGAGGGGGGAAACTCGGCTGTCTTCACTTCAGGG ATCATGGACTCTGGGATCTCGAAGCAGGCCCTCAGTGAGATCGAGGCGCGACACAAAGACATTGTGCGTCTGGAGAGCAGCATCAAAGAGCTGCATGACATGTTCGTAGACATCGCCATGCTGGTGGAGACCCAG GGTGACATAGTGAACAATATAGAGGTGCAAGTGTCTAAAGCTGTGGACCACATAGTAGTGGCTAAGACTGAGACCAAGAAGGCCATCCAGTACCAGAACAAAGCACGCAAG AAGACAATCATTATAGCAGTGGTCTGTACTGTGCTTGCTGTCCTCATCCTCGCCATCATCCTATCACAGACAGTAGGGTAA